In Thermomicrobiales bacterium, one genomic interval encodes:
- a CDS encoding formimidoylglutamate deiminase, whose product MSRGGRCFRAMHLHQPDGWLSPGFVATDDVGVITAVSSEPIDGWADGDIERLDGFVVPGMPNVHSHAHQRGLSGRSEPPTDSTAEESFWTWRERMYAFANRISPDNFEAIAAQAFLEMAKAGYTTIGEFHYLHNAPDGSLYADPSEMAQRVLAAAEQVGVGLTLLPVLYTRAGVGRAPEAEQRRFILDGDAYAEMVERLITESADSAQVSVGIAPHSIRAVDVEELSGVVADLARAYPDAPIHLHVAEQMREVNECLATLGARPGEWLLSNLDIDERWTFIHSTYCDADERRGMQERGVIAGLCPTTEAGLGDGIFPLGDYVAANGLWGIGTDSDYVLSVAEELRLMAFVQRLTNLNLNILPRRAVGGVQPGRQLFDQALEGGTRSLRQPIGALTPGMRADFFVLDPNDPKLVGHGPETVLDGWIFSGPSTAVRDVIVGGRAVIRDRHHGQEDAIFARYRTVMKRLGEE is encoded by the coding sequence ATGAGTCGAGGTGGTCGGTGCTTTCGGGCGATGCATCTGCATCAGCCGGACGGATGGTTGTCGCCGGGGTTTGTCGCGACTGACGACGTGGGTGTCATCACTGCGGTGAGTAGCGAGCCGATCGACGGTTGGGCTGATGGCGACATTGAGCGGCTAGACGGCTTTGTCGTGCCGGGGATGCCGAATGTGCATTCGCACGCGCATCAGCGCGGTCTGAGCGGGCGCTCCGAGCCGCCGACCGATTCGACGGCTGAAGAGAGCTTCTGGACGTGGCGCGAGCGGATGTATGCCTTCGCGAACCGGATTTCGCCCGATAATTTCGAGGCGATCGCGGCGCAGGCATTCCTGGAAATGGCGAAGGCCGGATACACCACGATCGGCGAGTTTCACTATCTGCACAACGCGCCGGATGGGTCGTTGTATGCGGACCCATCCGAGATGGCGCAGCGAGTGCTGGCGGCAGCCGAGCAGGTCGGGGTCGGGCTGACGCTGCTGCCGGTGCTGTATACGCGTGCCGGGGTTGGACGCGCGCCCGAGGCAGAGCAGCGCCGATTCATCCTCGATGGCGACGCGTACGCTGAGATGGTCGAGCGGCTGATTACCGAGAGTGCGGACTCGGCGCAGGTGTCGGTCGGCATCGCGCCGCATTCGATCCGGGCGGTGGATGTCGAGGAGTTGAGTGGCGTCGTTGCCGATCTGGCGCGAGCGTACCCTGACGCACCGATCCACCTGCATGTGGCGGAGCAGATGCGTGAGGTGAACGAGTGCCTTGCGACGCTCGGCGCTCGGCCGGGCGAGTGGCTGCTGAGCAACCTCGACATCGACGAGCGCTGGACATTCATTCATTCGACCTATTGCGATGCCGACGAGCGCCGCGGCATGCAGGAGCGCGGTGTCATTGCCGGGCTGTGCCCGACGACTGAGGCGGGGCTGGGAGACGGTATCTTCCCGCTGGGCGACTATGTGGCCGCAAACGGCCTGTGGGGGATCGGAACCGACAGCGACTACGTGCTGAGTGTTGCCGAGGAGCTGCGACTTATGGCGTTCGTCCAGCGCCTGACGAACCTGAACCTGAACATTCTGCCGCGTCGCGCAGTAGGCGGGGTACAGCCGGGTCGGCAACTTTTCGATCAGGCGCTGGAGGGCGGAACACGCTCGCTGCGGCAGCCGATTGGCGCGTTGACGCCGGGCATGCGGGCCGACTTCTTTGTGCTCGATCCCAATGATCCGAAGCTGGTCGGACACGGGCCCGAGACGGTGCTGGACGGGTGGATCTTCAGCGGACCGTCGACGGCGGTGCGTGACGTGATCGTTGGCGGGCGCGCTGTCATCCGCGATCGACATCACGGTCAGGAAGACGCGATTTTCGCTCGATACAGAACGGTCATGAAGCGATTGGGCGAGGAGTGA
- the eno gene encoding phosphopyruvate hydratase encodes MSGWGDTAIESIWAREILDSRGNPTVEVDVTLLDGSFGRAAVPSGASTGQFEAVELRDGDKSRYGGKGVQNAVNNVNAVIAPALQGESAVDQRHVDQIMIDLDGTPNKGNLGANAILGVSLAVARAAAESAQLPLYRYLGGPNAATLPVPMFNILNGGKHAEGSSVDFQEFMVMPVGAPSYRECLRWGTEVFHSLKAVLSEHGYSTSVGDEGGYAPSLGSNAEALSLIAEAIQRAGYKLGDDVMLAMDPASTELFEDGVYNLRGEGRTLTADEMIDWYANARAEYPIISIEDGLAEDDWDGWKALTARLGDQVQLVGDDLYVTNTERLARGIREAAGNSILIKLNQIGTLTETFDAIDLAHRNGFTAVISHRSGETSDSFVADLVVATNAGQIKTGAPSRMDRVEKFNQLLRIEEHLGDAGKFAGRSAFGRRLES; translated from the coding sequence GTGTCAGGTTGGGGAGATACGGCTATTGAGTCGATCTGGGCGAGGGAGATCCTCGATTCACGAGGCAATCCAACTGTCGAAGTAGATGTCACCCTGCTCGACGGTTCCTTTGGCCGCGCAGCGGTACCGTCTGGCGCGTCCACTGGCCAGTTCGAAGCCGTCGAGCTGCGCGACGGCGACAAGTCCCGCTACGGTGGCAAGGGTGTCCAGAACGCAGTCAACAACGTCAATGCCGTCATCGCACCCGCGCTGCAGGGCGAGTCCGCGGTCGATCAACGCCATGTCGATCAGATCATGATCGATCTTGATGGCACCCCGAACAAGGGCAATCTCGGCGCAAATGCGATCCTCGGTGTCTCACTCGCCGTTGCCCGCGCCGCCGCCGAGTCCGCGCAATTGCCGCTCTACCGCTACCTCGGCGGACCCAACGCCGCAACGCTGCCGGTCCCGATGTTCAACATCCTGAATGGCGGCAAGCACGCCGAAGGTTCGAGTGTCGACTTCCAGGAGTTTATGGTCATGCCGGTCGGCGCTCCCTCGTATCGGGAGTGCCTGCGCTGGGGTACCGAGGTGTTCCACAGCCTGAAGGCCGTTCTTAGTGAGCACGGTTATTCGACCTCGGTCGGTGACGAAGGTGGTTACGCGCCGAGCCTGGGCTCAAATGCCGAAGCCCTCAGCCTCATCGCTGAAGCAATTCAGCGCGCCGGGTACAAACTCGGTGACGACGTCATGCTGGCGATGGACCCGGCGTCGACCGAGCTCTTTGAGGATGGCGTCTATAACCTGCGCGGCGAGGGCCGCACGCTCACTGCCGACGAGATGATTGACTGGTACGCCAATGCCCGCGCCGAATACCCCATCATCTCGATCGAGGACGGCCTCGCTGAAGATGACTGGGACGGCTGGAAGGCGCTGACGGCCCGTTTGGGTGACCAGGTGCAGCTCGTCGGCGACGACCTCTACGTCACCAACACTGAACGTTTGGCACGCGGTATTCGCGAGGCCGCCGGCAACTCAATCCTGATCAAGCTGAATCAGATCGGCACGCTGACCGAGACATTCGATGCCATCGACCTGGCCCATCGCAACGGCTTCACTGCCGTCATTTCACACCGCTCCGGCGAGACGTCCGACTCATTCGTCGCCGACCTCGTCGTTGCGACGAATGCAGGCCAGATCAAGACCGGCGCTCCGTCGCGCATGGATCGCGTCGAGAAGTTCAACCAGCTCCTGCGCATTGAGGAACACCTCGGCGACGCCGGCAAGTTCGCCGGCCGCTCGGCGTTCGGTCGCCGCCTCGAAAGCTAA
- a CDS encoding phospholipase D-like domain-containing protein, with amino-acid sequence MSDTLAVRFLAEHEQTAKAIAESFAEFVHGAQKSLDLAVYDMRLSPEVARIVVMALAERAQAGVRIRIAYDADKPEMPDPMNGFDPAESGTGMFVQSLGYPWRRIGGRKLMHHKYVIRDAGHADAVVWTGSTNFTDDSWTLEENNILTLRSQQIADWYMRNFHELWSDGNFEGSGDFETAPVELRYNDDSAEVAVEFSPGRGEEIDDRIAEIVAGAKDRVVIWSMLMNSSSLLKSLQSVLDADAVPVSGLYDWTQQASVLDQWQSVPQNHWKIPAIKGIVQRAGLVGKISTPYSPTTPHDFMHAKVLVVDQTVITGSYNFSRSAMQNAENILIIDSAPLAESYVDFVGHLTEKYRGESRPL; translated from the coding sequence ATGAGCGATACGTTGGCGGTGCGATTTCTGGCGGAGCATGAGCAGACGGCGAAGGCGATTGCCGAGTCGTTCGCGGAGTTTGTGCACGGCGCGCAGAAGTCGCTTGATCTGGCCGTCTACGATATGCGGCTCAGCCCGGAGGTTGCCAGGATCGTTGTGATGGCGCTTGCCGAACGAGCGCAGGCCGGGGTGCGGATCAGGATCGCCTACGACGCTGACAAGCCGGAAATGCCGGATCCGATGAACGGGTTCGACCCGGCTGAGTCGGGCACCGGGATGTTTGTCCAGTCGCTCGGTTATCCGTGGCGACGCATCGGCGGTCGGAAGCTGATGCATCACAAGTACGTCATTCGCGATGCTGGGCACGCCGACGCCGTCGTCTGGACCGGCTCGACGAATTTCACGGACGACTCCTGGACGCTAGAGGAGAACAACATTCTCACGCTGCGGTCACAGCAGATCGCCGACTGGTACATGCGCAACTTTCATGAGTTGTGGTCGGACGGCAACTTTGAGGGCAGCGGTGATTTCGAAACTGCGCCGGTTGAGTTGCGCTACAACGACGACTCGGCCGAGGTCGCCGTCGAGTTCTCGCCGGGACGTGGCGAGGAGATCGACGATCGGATCGCCGAGATTGTAGCGGGCGCGAAAGACCGCGTTGTGATCTGGAGCATGCTGATGAATTCGTCGTCGTTGCTCAAGTCGCTGCAATCAGTGCTGGATGCCGACGCCGTGCCAGTGAGCGGCCTCTACGACTGGACGCAGCAGGCTTCGGTGCTCGATCAGTGGCAGTCGGTGCCGCAAAACCACTGGAAGATCCCGGCTATCAAGGGCATCGTGCAGCGCGCCGGCCTGGTCGGGAAGATCTCGACGCCGTACAGCCCGACAACGCCGCACGACTTCATGCATGCGAAGGTGCTGGTCGTCGATCAGACGGTTATCACCGGTTCGTACAACTTCAGTCGCAGTGCAATGCAGAATGCCGAGAATATCCTCATCATCGATTCTGCGCCGTTGGCGGAAAGCTACGTTGATTTCGTGGGGCATCTCACGGAGAAGTATCGCGGTGAGTCGCGGCCTCTGTAG
- the pheS gene encoding phenylalanine--tRNA ligase subunit alpha: MSTTLENLHIDALATLESVRDEAGLADWHRDVLGRKGSLSAAMRELGSLDADERRERGRELNELKQQLEAAFEARQDAIKAEALNERLRTESIDVTLPGRTPFVGNLHPLIAMIREVSDVFAHLGFQTVEGPEVELAEYSFDMLNIPKDHPARDVWDTIFIESDTVEITLRPHTSPMQIRTMMQQEPPVRVVVPGRTYRYEAQDATHEWHFHQVEGLAVDRGITMADLKGTLAEFARQMFGAERKVRFRCDFFPFVEPGVDMSIDCPFCGGRGCRTCKNSGWIELLGAGMVHPNVLSNVGYDPTVYSGWAFGMGVERLVMLKYNVQDIRLFSANDLRFLGQFARARL, encoded by the coding sequence TTGAGCACGACACTGGAGAACTTGCACATCGACGCGCTGGCGACACTCGAAAGCGTCAGGGATGAGGCCGGGCTGGCCGACTGGCATCGCGACGTGCTGGGACGCAAGGGATCACTGAGCGCGGCGATGCGCGAGCTGGGCAGCCTCGATGCGGACGAGCGGCGCGAGCGAGGGCGCGAACTGAACGAGCTGAAGCAGCAGCTAGAGGCGGCATTCGAGGCGCGGCAGGACGCGATCAAGGCGGAAGCTCTGAACGAGCGGCTGCGGACAGAGTCGATCGACGTTACGCTGCCGGGGCGCACACCGTTTGTCGGCAACCTGCACCCGCTAATCGCGATGATCCGGGAAGTGTCGGACGTGTTCGCGCACCTCGGGTTCCAGACCGTTGAAGGGCCGGAAGTCGAGCTGGCTGAGTATTCGTTCGACATGCTCAACATCCCGAAGGACCATCCAGCGCGGGATGTCTGGGACACGATCTTCATCGAATCCGACACCGTCGAGATCACGCTGCGTCCGCATACCTCGCCAATGCAGATCCGGACGATGATGCAGCAGGAGCCACCGGTGCGGGTGGTCGTGCCGGGGCGCACCTATCGTTACGAGGCACAGGACGCGACGCACGAGTGGCACTTCCATCAGGTCGAAGGGTTGGCGGTCGATCGCGGCATCACGATGGCGGATCTGAAGGGCACGCTGGCCGAGTTCGCGCGGCAGATGTTTGGCGCGGAGCGCAAGGTGCGGTTCCGTTGCGACTTCTTCCCGTTCGTTGAGCCGGGCGTTGACATGTCGATCGACTGCCCGTTCTGCGGTGGCCGCGGCTGCCGGACCTGTAAGAACAGCGGCTGGATCGAGCTGCTGGGCGCGGGGATGGTGCATCCGAACGTGCTGAGTAACGTCGGTTACGATCCGACGGTGTACTCCGGCTGGGCGTTCGGCATGGGCGTCGAGCGGCTGGTGATGCTGAAGTACAACGTGCAGGACATTCGCCTCTTCTCGGCGAACGATCTCCGTTTCCTGGGCCAGTTTGCGCGGGCGCGCCTGTAG